The Halichoerus grypus chromosome 9, mHalGry1.hap1.1, whole genome shotgun sequence genome has a window encoding:
- the TAAR1 gene encoding trace amine-associated receptor 1, which translates to MSFCHNIINISCVKNSRSNDVRASLYSLMVLIILTTLIGNLIVIISISHFKQLHTPTNWLIHSMATVDFLLGCLVMPYSMVRSVEHGWYFGEVFCKIHTSIDIMLSSASIFHLSFISIDRYYAVCDPLRYKARISVLVIFVMIFISWSVPALFAFGMIFLELNFKGAEEMYYKYIHCLGGCSVFFSKTSGVLAFMTSFYIPASIMLCVYSRIYFIAQGQARSIHNANQKFQIGLEEKNRMSQSKERKAAKTLGIVMGVFLICWCPFFVCMVMDPFLDYSIPSTLNDALIWFGYLNSTFNPLVYAFFYPWFRKALKMILLGKIFQKDSCSYKLFLESHP; encoded by the coding sequence ATGTCTTTTTGCcacaatataattaatatttcctGTGTGAAAAACAGCAGGTCAAATGATGTTCGTGCTTCCTTGTATAGTTTAATGGTGCTCATAATTCTGACCACACTCATTGGCAATCTGATAGTCATTATTTCCATATCACACTTCAAGCAACTTCATACCCCAACTAATTGGCTCATTCATTCCATGGCCACTGTGGACTTTCTGCTGGGGTGCTTGGTCATGCCCTATAGCATGGTCAGATCTGTTGAGCATGGCTGGTACTTTGGAGAGGTCTTCTGTAAAATTCACACCAGCATTGACATTATGCTGAGCTCAGCATCCATTTTCCACTTGTCCTTCATTTCCATTGACCGCTACTATGCTGTGTGTGATCCATTGAGATACAAAGCCAGGATCAGTGTCCTGGTTATCTTTGTGATGATCTTCATTAGTTGGAGTGTCCCTGCTCTTTTTGCATTTGGAATGATTTTTCTGGAGCTAAACTTCAAAGGAGCTGAAGAGATGTATTACAAATACATTCACTGCCTAGGGGGTTGCTCTGTCTTCTTTAGCAAAACATCTGGGGTATTGGCCTTTATGACTTCTTTCTATATACCAGCATCTATTATGTTGTGTGTCTATTCCAGAATATATTTCATTGCTCAAGGACAGGCAAGATCAATTCACAATGCAAATCAGAAGTTTCAAattggattggaagaaaaaaatagaatgtcacaaagcaaagaaaggaaagctgCAAAGACTTTAGGGATTGTGATGGGAGTTTTCCTAATATGCTGGTGTCCTTTCTTTGTCTGCATGGTCATGGATCCTTTCCTGGACTATAGTATTCCATCCACCTTGAATGATGCATTGATTTGGTTTGGCTACTTAAACTCTACTTTCAATCCACTGGTTTATGCGTTTTTCTATCCCTGGTTCAGAAAAGCACTGAAGATGATTCTACTtggtaaaattttccaaaaagatTCGTGTAGTTATAAACTATTTTTAGAATCACATCCATAG